From Erwinia pyri, a single genomic window includes:
- a CDS encoding OPT/YSL family transporter codes for MSQTVRSKTSHDETGEHPRTFAPATLLLLLALSVFGAIIGVQLLTTLGVTPNTSIIGAMVAMVIARIPLQYFARFRSIHIQNLAQSATSAATFGAANSLLLPIAIPWLFGRQDMVMPMFIGVALAMLLDGYLLYRLFNTRIFPAEGAWPPGVAAAESIKAGDRGGKHAALLGVGIAIGAVGSWFKFPMAALGTAFIGNIWALGMLGIGFLLRGYSLPMFGLDINKLYIPHGMMAGAGLVALFQIVRLVRSGKTEASPAAQQQATLPEAQNMQIGKTLRFGALGFALISVLIALTSGLYAHLSLPWLLAFMVYAAFAAFLHQMIVGLAAMHSGWFPAFAVALITLLTGILIGFPPEALAMLCGFSAATGPAFADMGYDLKAGWILRGKGEFTSFELDGRRQQLLAAMLAFVVAIPVVFFIYKGYFAQGLVPPVAKVYVAAINAGVSMEIAKSLLIWAIPGALIQLIGGPGRQMGVLLATGLLINNPLAGWAVLIGIAIRTVWIRVGGEPARNKMEVLAAGLIAGDALFSFFSSVLPGGKK; via the coding sequence GTGAGCCAGACTGTGCGTTCAAAAACATCACACGACGAAACGGGGGAACACCCCCGTACCTTCGCCCCTGCCACGCTGCTGCTCCTGCTGGCGCTCAGCGTGTTTGGTGCGATCATCGGGGTTCAGCTGTTAACGACCCTCGGCGTGACGCCGAATACCTCCATCATTGGCGCGATGGTCGCGATGGTTATCGCCCGCATTCCGCTGCAGTATTTTGCGCGCTTCCGTTCCATACATATTCAGAATCTGGCCCAGAGCGCCACCTCCGCCGCGACGTTTGGTGCAGCCAACTCCCTGCTGCTGCCCATTGCCATTCCCTGGCTGTTTGGGCGTCAGGATATGGTGATGCCGATGTTTATCGGCGTGGCCTTAGCGATGCTGCTGGATGGCTATCTGCTTTATCGCCTGTTCAATACCCGCATTTTCCCGGCAGAGGGGGCCTGGCCTCCTGGCGTGGCTGCTGCGGAATCGATCAAAGCGGGCGATCGGGGCGGAAAGCATGCCGCGCTGCTGGGCGTGGGCATTGCTATAGGTGCTGTTGGCTCCTGGTTTAAATTCCCCATGGCGGCGCTCGGTACCGCCTTTATCGGCAATATCTGGGCGCTGGGCATGCTGGGCATCGGCTTCCTGCTTCGCGGCTACTCGCTGCCGATGTTTGGCCTTGATATCAACAAGCTCTATATCCCGCACGGCATGATGGCCGGTGCCGGTCTGGTGGCGCTGTTCCAGATCGTCAGGCTGGTGCGAAGCGGCAAAACCGAGGCGTCACCTGCCGCTCAGCAGCAGGCGACTTTGCCAGAAGCGCAAAATATGCAGATCGGTAAAACGCTGCGTTTCGGTGCGCTCGGCTTTGCGCTGATCTCGGTGCTGATTGCGCTGACCAGCGGTCTTTACGCCCACCTCTCTCTGCCCTGGCTGCTGGCATTTATGGTTTACGCCGCCTTCGCCGCCTTCCTGCACCAGATGATTGTGGGTCTGGCGGCGATGCATTCTGGCTGGTTCCCGGCCTTTGCCGTGGCGCTGATTACGCTGCTGACAGGCATTCTGATTGGCTTTCCGCCGGAAGCGCTCGCCATGCTATGCGGCTTCTCGGCAGCAACCGGACCAGCCTTTGCGGATATGGGCTATGACCTGAAAGCTGGCTGGATCCTGCGCGGTAAAGGGGAATTTACCTCTTTCGAACTGGATGGCCGACGTCAGCAGCTGCTGGCCGCGATGCTCGCCTTTGTGGTGGCTATCCCGGTGGTGTTTTTCATCTACAAAGGCTATTTCGCCCAGGGACTGGTGCCGCCGGTTGCCAAAGTTTATGTCGCCGCCATCAATGCGGGCGTGTCGATGGAGATCGCTAAATCACTGCTGATCTGGGCCATTCCCGGCGCGCTGATCCAGCTTATCGGCGGCCCGGGTCGCCAGATGGGCGTCCTGCTGGCGACCGGCCTGCTGATCAACAACCCGCTGGCGGGCTGGGCGGTGCTGATCGGTATCGCCATCCGCACGGTCTGGATCCGCGTTGGCGGTGAACCGGCGCGCAACAAGATGGAAGTGCTGGCCGCCGGCCTGATCGCGGGTGACGCGCTGTTCAGCTTCTTTAGCTCGGTGC
- a CDS encoding IclR family transcriptional regulator translates to MSILETTASILKLMVSLQGGIRISDLTTQLGMPKSTASRVMNQLESYGYVERDESRGVFLPGPLILSASHLVNRQAPLSELVDNALRSLCEQTGYTGYISMLDDQEILVLRVIHGRQALPVVTWPGSRSPAWGTSTGRALLARLTDAQLRTFFTSPQVQAQLSGTDHTIETLLAAVSQTREAGFATAVNESVADTASVSCAVGDPTTHEAVAFCLSFPQTLAQPEELQRIATLLKETALLIAQKTGDVLVTHQP, encoded by the coding sequence ATGTCCATTCTGGAGACCACCGCCAGCATTTTAAAATTGATGGTATCGCTACAGGGCGGTATCCGCATCAGCGATCTCACTACCCAGCTGGGCATGCCGAAAAGCACCGCCTCACGGGTAATGAATCAGCTGGAATCCTACGGCTACGTTGAACGTGATGAATCCAGAGGTGTGTTTCTGCCTGGCCCGCTGATCCTCTCCGCTTCTCACCTGGTTAACCGCCAGGCGCCGCTGAGTGAGCTGGTGGATAACGCGCTGCGCTCACTGTGCGAGCAGACCGGCTACACCGGCTATATCTCCATGCTGGACGATCAGGAGATCCTGGTTTTACGGGTGATCCACGGGCGACAGGCGCTGCCGGTAGTGACCTGGCCCGGTTCCCGCTCTCCGGCCTGGGGCACCTCAACCGGACGGGCTTTACTGGCGCGACTGACTGACGCGCAGCTGCGGACTTTTTTCACCAGCCCGCAGGTGCAGGCCCAGCTTAGCGGAACAGACCACACCATTGAGACACTGCTGGCCGCTGTCAGCCAGACCCGGGAGGCGGGTTTTGCCACTGCGGTGAATGAATCGGTAGCGGATACCGCCTCGGTCAGCTGTGCCGTTGGCGACCCCACGACGCATGAGGCGGTCGCGTTTTGCCTCTCTTTTCCCCAGACGCTGGCACAGCCGGAAGAGCTGCAGCGCATCGCCACCCTTTTAAAAGAAACCGCCCTGCTTATCGCCCAAAAAACGGGTGACGTGCTGGTAACCCACCAGCCTTAA